Genomic DNA from Pseudophaeobacter arcticus DSM 23566:
GTATTGATGACGCCCGTTTTCGCTATGGTGAACGGGTGAAATCCTCGCTGCCACGGGGCATTCGCCTGGATGGTTTAAAGGTGGTCCTGGACTGCGCCAATGGGGCGGCCCACCGAACCGCGCCCGAAGTGCTCTGGGAGCTGGGCGCCGAGGTGGTGCCGCTGGGGGTTGCCCCCAATGGCAAAAATATCAATCTCGGCTGCGGCTCGACCCAGCCACAGACCGCCGCCGAAGCCGTGGTGGCCCATGGTGCCGATGTCGGCATCTGCCTGGATGGCGACGCCGATCGGGTGATCATGATCGATGAGACCGGCACCCTGGCCGATGGCGATCAGCTGATGGCCCTGCTGGCAGGTCGCTGGGCCAGGACCGGAACCCTGACAGGCAATGCCCTGGTCGCCACGGTGATGTCCAACCTCGGTCTCGAACGTCACCTCGCAGACCAGGGGCTGCGGCTGGAACGCACCGCTGTTGGCGACCGCTACGTGGTGGAGCGGATGCGGGCCGGTGGCTTTAACCTGGGCGGTGAACAGTCCGGCCATATCGTGATGAGCGATCACGCCACCACCGGCGACGGGCTGATGGCCGGGCTGCATATGCTCGCCGCCATGGTCGAGACCGGCAAACCCGCCTCAGAGCTGCTCAACCAGTTCACCCCGGTGCCGCAGCTGCTGCAAAACATGCGCTTCACTGTCGGCCAGACCCCGCTGGACAACCCGGCGGTGCAGGCGGCGATCCGCAGCGCCGAGGCCGCACTGGCGGGCAAGGGCCGCCTCTTGATCCGCAAATCCGGCACCGAGCCGCTGATCCGGGTGATGGCCGAATGTGAGGATTCAGCCTTGCTGAACGCTACCGTCGCCGAGGTCGCCAGCGCGATCGAGGCCGTCGTTGGCTAACCCCGATCGCGCAATGACCACTCTTGGAAGACAGGGGGCTTTGCCCCCTCGCGTCAAGACGCTCACCCCCAGGATATTTTTAGCCAAATGAAATTATAAAGAGGACCTTCCCTCTTCATTTGGCCCCAAATATCCTGGGGGAGGCCCAAAGGGCCGGGGGCAAAGCCCCCTCATTTTTGCCAAGCCAAATAAAACCGCCGCCGGGAGAGGTCCCCGGCGGCGGTTTTACGTCATCTATTTTTTTTCAACCTTTGGGGCGGCGCGGCTTGGCAGTGCCGCCTTTGGTGGCTTTGGATTCGGCCACGCGTGCACGGTTCTTTTTGCTGCTGGCCTTGCCCTTTGGCGGCGGTGGGCCTTTGGGGCCACTGCGTTTTGCACCGGGTTTGCCCGCGCCCTCTTTGCGCCAGCTTTTGCCCGGGTCGCCAGCACCAGCGCGATAGCTTGGCTTGCTCTCGGTTTTTGCTGCAGGTTTACCAGCAGGCTTGCTGCGGGGGCTGACTTCGCTCACCACCGCGTTTGGTTCGCGGGGAGCTTCGGATTTGTGACGAGGGCGCTCTGCGCGGTCTTTACGTTCCGGGCGCTCAAACCGGTCGCCACCAGAGCGCTCGCCGCCATAGGGTTTTTTATCCCTGTAGCCGCCCTCGCGGGGGCCGCTCTCGCGCTTGCCTTTGTAGCCCTCATCGGCGCTGCGCTGCGGGCGTTT
This window encodes:
- the glmM gene encoding phosphoglucosamine mutase — translated: MRKLFGTDGVRGTANIHPMTADMALRIGAAVGRYFRREAGGVHRVVIGKDTRLSGYMFENALTAGLTSTGMNVLLLGPVPTPAVGLMTRSMRADLGVMISASHNPAEDNGIKFFGPDGFKLSDQAELEIEALLEEGVTPAQAQNIGHAKRIDDARFRYGERVKSSLPRGIRLDGLKVVLDCANGAAHRTAPEVLWELGAEVVPLGVAPNGKNINLGCGSTQPQTAAEAVVAHGADVGICLDGDADRVIMIDETGTLADGDQLMALLAGRWARTGTLTGNALVATVMSNLGLERHLADQGLRLERTAVGDRYVVERMRAGGFNLGGEQSGHIVMSDHATTGDGLMAGLHMLAAMVETGKPASELLNQFTPVPQLLQNMRFTVGQTPLDNPAVQAAIRSAEAALAGKGRLLIRKSGTEPLIRVMAECEDSALLNATVAEVASAIEAVVG